Proteins encoded by one window of Xiphias gladius isolate SHS-SW01 ecotype Sanya breed wild chromosome 15, ASM1685928v1, whole genome shotgun sequence:
- the adra1d gene encoding alpha-1D adrenergic receptor: MSDSNLRNESIYGIYFAEAFNASVLDRVFPNDSISTCRNFTLDSQVVGVGIFLSVFISVAIVGNILVILSVVCNRHLQTVTNFFIVNLAIADLLLGIIVLPFSASLEVLGCWVFGRVFCNIWAAVDVLCCTASILSLCIISIDRYIGVKYCLKYPSIMTERRAVVILLLVWVSSTVISVGPLLGWKEPPPVDDSICRITEEPGYALFSSLFSFYLPLMVILIMYFRVYVVARRTTKSLEAGVKRERNKSMEVVLRIHCRSVLEDARPPSAKSSKNHPFRSSLSVRLMKFSREKKAAKTLAIVVGMFILCWLPFFFFLPMGSFFPALKPSETVFKVVFWLGYFNSCINPMIYPCSSKEFQRAFTRLLRCQCHQRRRVLRRFYDQRWRTAVKGMTRDQRADFQRGYAVHESCGSSLLHKGKGHPLGFKRWRLFPPLQKSSFQLKEKVNNLSNKIKGGTGKGATPAVGRIDIVDTVSMGIYNSCERNSYQFYDLADCYGLKETDI, from the exons atgtcagactcTAACTTGAGGAACGAAAGCATCTATGGGATCTATTTTGCCGAAGCTTTCAATGCGTCTGTTTTGGACCGAGTATTTCCGAACGACAGCATCTCGACATGTCGGAACTTCACATTGGACTCGCAGGTTGTCGGGGTTGGGATCTTTCTCTCCGTTTTCATTTCGGTTGCAATTGTTGGGAACATCTTGGTCATCCTGTCCGTGGTATGCAATAGACATTTGCAGACTGTCACCAACTTCTTCATCGTTAACTTAGCCATTGCAGACCTGCTGCTGGGCATTATTGTCCTGCCCTTCTCCGCATCTTTGGAGGTTCTGGGATGCTGGGTGTTCGGCCGGGTCTTCTGTAACATCTGGGCAGCGGTGGACGTGCTCTGCTGCACCGCATCAATCCTCAGCCTCTGCATCATCTCCATCGACCGGTACATAGGGGTGAAATACTGCCTCAAATACCCGAGTATTATGACAGAGAGGAGGGCAGTGGTTATTCTACTCCTGGTTTGGGTGTCATCCACGGTCATCTCCGTCGGACCGCTCCTGGGATGGAAGGAACCGCCGCCTGTGGACGACAGCATCTGCAGGATCACGGAGGAGCCGGGCTACGcgctcttctcctctctcttctctttctacCTCCCGCTCATGGTCATTCTCATCATGTACTTCAGGGTCTATGTGGTGGCCCGCAGGACTACGAAGAGCCTGGAAGCGGGCGTAAAACGGGAGCGTAATAAGTCGATGGAAGTGGTCCTCCGGATACACTGTCGCAGCGTGCTGGAGGACGCGCGTCCCCCGAGcgcaaaaagcagcaaaaaccACCCTTTTCGAAGTTCCCTGTCAGTGCGGCTGATGAAGTTCTCCAGGGAGAAAAAGGCGGCTAAAACGCTCGCCATCGTCGTGGGGATGTTTATCCTCTGTTGgctgccttttttcttctttctgcccATGG GTTCCTTCTTCCCGGCACTGAAGCCATCTGAAACTGTGTTCAAGGTGGTCTTTTGGCTGGGCTACTTCAACAGCTGCATCAACCCCATGATCTACCCCTGCTCCAGCAAAGAGTTCCAGAGGGCGTTCACTCGGCTCCTCAGGTGCCAGTGTCACCAAAGACGGAGGGTCCTGCGTCGCTTCTATGACCAGAGGTGGCGGACGGCTGTCAAGGGAATGACAAGAGATCAGAGAGCAGACTTTCAGCGTGGCTATGCTGTGCATGAATCCTGTGGCAGCTCCTTGTTACACAAGGGGAAAGGGCACCCGCTAGGTTTCAAGAGATGGAGACTGTTTCCACCCCTGCAGAAGTCCTCCTTCCAGCTCAAAGAGAAAGTGAACaatctgtcaaataaaatcaaGGGAGGAACAGGAAAAGGTGCCACACCTGCAGTGGGCCGGATTGATATAGTAGATACAGTCTCTATGGGGATTTACAACTCCTGTGAGCGGAACAGTTATCAGTTCTATGATCTGGCAGACTGCTATGGCCTGAAAGAGACTGATATTTAG
- the LOC120800612 gene encoding 5-hydroxytryptamine receptor 4, with protein MDNGSLGFLGDANTSLQIELQSCTTLRNQASRIFLYAFLSVGIACTVAGNFLVVLSIAYFKQLQSPTNSFVMSLAVADCLVGLVVMPYSMIRTVEGCWYFGVLFCQLHSSLDVMLCTASIFHLSCIAFDRYYAVCNPLVYSLKMSRSRVALLIVVCWAVPMLISFGPIMLDLHIAGVDILLPKDVCLFLVNRIYAVMASLVAFYLPMAIMLVAYWKIFKAAKRQARQISAMESQMAAGVGKDSSKKRRHRNTMKRERKAAKTLGIIMGVFLIFWMPFFTVNIVDPFIEYSTEVVVWDIFLWLGYINSSLNPFLYGFFNRSFRRAFLMFMGCRVCLPGSSSGMELSHTRKEPNEHADQP; from the coding sequence ATGGATAACGGCAGTTTGGGATTCCTCGGAGATGCTAACACATCTCTTCAGATTGAACTTCAGTCCTGCACTACATTAAGGAACCAGGCCTCTCGCATTTTTCTGTATGCCTTCCTCTCTGTTGGCATCGCCTGCACAGTCGCGGGAAATTTCCTGGTGGTCTTGTCCATCGCCTACTTTAAGCAGTTGCAGTCACCCACAAACTCCTTCGTCATGTCCTTGGCAGTGGCTGACTGCCTTGTTGGCCTGGTAGTGATGCCTTATAGTATGATTCGGACTGTGGAGGGATGCTGGTACTTTGGTGTCCTTTTTTGTCAGCTTCACTCTAGCCTAGATGTTATGCTCTGCACTGCCTCCATATTCCACCTTAGCTGCATTGCCTTTGACCGCTACTACGCTGTCTGCAACCCGCTAGTTTATTCTTTAAAGATGTCCCGCAGTCGGGTAGCTCTCCTCATTGTTGTATGTTGGGCTGTTCCCATGCTAATTTCCTTTGGCCCAATAATGCTAGATCTTCATATTGCCGGTGTGGACATTTTGCTCCCGAAAGACGTATGCCTGTTCTTGGTCAATCGCATTTATGCCGTCATGGCTTCCTTGGTAGCCTTTTACTTGCCGATGGCTATCATGCTAGTAGCCTACTGGAAGATCTTCAAAGCTGCCAAGCGGCAGGCCAGACAGATTAGTGCCATGGAAAGCCAGATGGCTGCTGGAGTGGGCAAAGACTCAAGCAAGAAACGAAGACATCGAAACACtatgaagagggagagaaaggcagcaaaAACTCTGGGTATCATCATGGGAGTTTTCCTAATATTCTGGATGCCCTTCTTTACAGTCAACATTGTGGACCCATTTATTGAATACAGTACAGAAGTGGTTGTCTGGGATATATTTCTGTGGCTAGGATATATCAACTCATCTCTAAATCCCTTCCTGTATGGTTTCTTCAACCGTTCCTTCCGTAGGGCATTCCTCATGTTCATGGGCTGCAGGGTATGCCTGCCTGGATCCTCCTCCGGGATGGAGCTATCTCACACTAGGAAAGAGCCAAATGAACATGCAGATCAACcataa